Proteins encoded within one genomic window of Lysinibacillus sphaericus:
- a CDS encoding YisL family protein: MDFLTNQTHLHITTWVVGIVIFLIAALSGKQSKGLHMLLRLFYILIIITGGALFIEAMKFGQGMLYGFKFLGGIFVIGMMEMVLVRQKKNKPTTMFWILFAVFLLITMFLGFKLPMGFNFLA; this comes from the coding sequence ATGGATTTTTTAACTAACCAAACACATTTGCACATTACAACTTGGGTAGTTGGCATCGTAATCTTTTTAATTGCAGCACTTAGTGGTAAGCAGTCCAAAGGCTTACATATGTTATTACGTTTATTCTACATTTTAATTATTATTACTGGCGGGGCATTATTTATTGAAGCGATGAAATTCGGTCAAGGAATGCTTTATGGCTTTAAATTTTTAGGCGGTATTTTCGTTATTGGCATGATGGAAATGGTGTTAGTTCGTCAAAAGAAAAACAAGCCAACAACAATGTTCTGGATTTTATTTGCAGTATTTTTACTCATTACAATGTTCTTAGGATTCAAGCTACCAATGGGATTCAATTTCCTTGCATAA
- a CDS encoding fumarylacetoacetate hydrolase family protein, with protein sequence MKILSFKLGGHVSFGPKVKKEEAVWDVLAIQNELQVLPSFSSSIVDGIALGFDFVEQIRKLVEAAEKSDRANSFKREFTVIEWLSPIPRTPKNIMCIGKNYDEHAKEMGAEAAPIDLMVFTKSPTAIAADGQTLSIHADLSSKMDYEGELAVVIGKRGKNIPKNLAFDYVFGYTIANDITARDLQDKHKQFFLGKSLEGTCPLGPYLVTKDEIPNPQELTVVTKVNDEVRQNGTTKDMMFTVESLVSILSQHVTLEPGDVILTGTPAGVGKGMNPPQYLKAGDTVKVSIQGIGTLVNHFE encoded by the coding sequence ATGAAAATTTTATCATTTAAATTAGGTGGACATGTAAGTTTTGGACCAAAAGTAAAAAAAGAAGAAGCGGTATGGGATGTACTCGCTATTCAAAACGAATTACAAGTTCTCCCTTCTTTTTCAAGTTCAATTGTTGATGGCATTGCTTTAGGCTTCGATTTTGTTGAACAAATTCGTAAATTAGTAGAAGCAGCGGAAAAATCAGACCGTGCGAATAGCTTCAAGCGTGAATTTACAGTGATTGAATGGTTATCTCCAATTCCGCGCACACCAAAAAATATTATGTGTATTGGCAAAAACTATGATGAGCATGCAAAAGAAATGGGTGCAGAAGCAGCACCAATCGATTTAATGGTATTTACAAAATCGCCAACTGCTATTGCGGCTGATGGTCAAACACTATCAATCCATGCAGATCTTTCTTCAAAAATGGATTATGAAGGGGAACTTGCAGTAGTCATTGGTAAACGTGGGAAAAACATTCCGAAAAACTTAGCCTTTGACTATGTATTTGGCTACACAATTGCGAATGATATTACAGCACGTGATCTTCAAGATAAACATAAACAATTTTTCTTAGGTAAAAGCCTAGAAGGCACATGCCCATTAGGACCATACCTTGTAACAAAGGATGAAATTCCAAATCCGCAAGAGTTAACAGTTGTTACAAAAGTAAATGATGAAGTACGTCAAAATGGTACAACGAAAGATATGATGTTTACGGTCGAATCGCTCGTATCGATTTTATCGCAACATGTAACGCTAGAGCCAGGTGATGTGATTTTAACGGGTACACCAGCAGGCGTTGGTAAAGGCATGAATCCTCCGCAATATTTAAAAGCGGGTGATACCGTGAAAGTATCCATTCAAGGTATCGGTACGTTAGTTAATCATTTTGAATAA
- a CDS encoding DUF418 domain-containing protein: MNLKPTMLQERIATLDILRGISLLGILVVNMYAFYLPMPHIDLASWFTTPSDIVWQQNLDIYVQSSFYPLFSLLFGYGLALQWQKAQSREQNFYGTGLRRLTVLFMFGLLHALLIWWGDILMMYAFCGVFLLLLLRLHPIWLFVTGILINGFMHVFMLLVVGYINFNTEIETYLDITGVEKAITAYGTGSWMDAFLQRLSDLSIQAGIGMWIASLFTILPYMLIGAAASKWHLVERSKELKWLWLALAIAGLALGIFLKSVPILFTRTYLLDYIKVYIGGPILSVGYIGLVVLLCLIPVIPKILSPFAKIGRMSLTMYILQSMIGTFIFYQFGLGWYGKVSVATGVLIAIGIIVVQMIFAEIWLTKWKQGPLEAIWRKLTYKTKTESS, translated from the coding sequence GTGAATTTGAAACCGACGATGTTGCAGGAACGAATCGCAACATTAGATATTTTACGTGGAATTAGCTTGCTAGGTATACTAGTCGTCAATATGTATGCTTTTTATTTGCCAATGCCACACATTGATTTAGCGTCATGGTTTACAACACCGTCAGATATTGTTTGGCAACAAAATTTAGATATTTATGTGCAAAGTAGTTTTTATCCTTTATTTTCCTTATTATTTGGTTATGGATTAGCGCTACAATGGCAAAAAGCTCAAAGTCGTGAACAAAACTTTTATGGAACAGGACTCCGAAGGTTAACTGTTTTATTTATGTTCGGTTTGCTGCATGCGCTCCTTATTTGGTGGGGAGATATTTTAATGATGTATGCCTTCTGTGGCGTTTTTCTGCTGTTGCTTTTACGTTTACATCCCATCTGGCTATTCGTAACGGGTATTCTTATCAATGGATTTATGCATGTTTTTATGTTGCTTGTAGTAGGTTATATTAACTTTAATACGGAGATTGAAACGTACTTGGATATTACTGGTGTGGAAAAGGCAATCACAGCCTATGGCACAGGTAGTTGGATGGATGCCTTTTTACAGCGTTTATCTGACTTATCTATTCAAGCGGGAATCGGGATGTGGATTGCGTCATTATTTACGATATTACCGTATATGCTAATAGGTGCAGCTGCCTCCAAATGGCATTTAGTAGAACGTTCAAAAGAGCTGAAATGGCTGTGGCTAGCACTTGCGATAGCTGGGTTGGCACTTGGTATATTCTTGAAGAGTGTACCTATCCTATTTACACGTACGTATTTACTTGATTATATAAAGGTCTATATCGGTGGGCCGATTTTATCAGTTGGCTATATTGGCCTTGTTGTTTTACTTTGTCTGATTCCAGTCATACCAAAAATACTTAGTCCTTTTGCAAAAATTGGACGCATGTCGTTAACGATGTACATACTGCAATCCATGATTGGCACATTTATATTTTATCAATTTGGATTAGGTTGGTATGGGAAAGTAAGTGTAGCTACAGGTGTATTAATTGCTATCGGTATTATTGTCGTGCAAATGATTTTTGCAGAAATTTGGCTTACAAAATGGAAGCAAGGCCCATTAGAGGCAATTTGGCGTAAGTTAACATATAAGACGAAAACTGAATCAAGCTAA